One window of the Cryptomeria japonica chromosome 7, Sugi_1.0, whole genome shotgun sequence genome contains the following:
- the LOC131030401 gene encoding uncharacterized protein LOC131030401, producing the protein MSFGVSCQSRGFVVRAMGLRTENMNEEHVMESLQTWKRVTWMGKIIGFLFAMGFAGFCVCYVSLLHSFHGGYSPIHYGMVAQELKGFAHEVTINGSSEKSVVEAGQEEEYLDSYLDLVSGSSMPGNKNYSTDLQHIVFGIGASALLWETRKEYVKLWWKPKEMRGFVWLDKPINGMKEWEFCLPAWRISGNTSEFKYTHKHGWRSSIRLSRIVAETFRQGLPDVHWFVMGDDDTVFVPQNLVTVLSKYDHTQFYYIGGNSESHIQNQFFSFNMAFGGGGFAISYPLARALESMQDKCLTRYHHLFGSDDRVQACVVELGVPLTREPGFHQLDIIGKAWGLLAAHPIAPLVSLHHMEVLEPLFSGRSRVESVRHILQAASFDPAALLQQSICYDRRRRWSISVSWGYIVQIMRGLVSPRDLERPLRTFSNWQNRDDFMSYPFNTRPFPTHPCDKPLLFELHNISHSRHSHSIVMSEYRRRDEEQISNCSKRIASPHRVETIRVFKRRDDYLWFKEPRRNCCTLRHRKRKSKIIDMEVAPCKDGEIITMFL; encoded by the exons ATGAGCTTTGGGGTGTCATGCCAATCGAGAGGCTTTGTGGTTAGAGCCATGGGCTTAAGAACGGAAAACATGAATGAAGAGCATGTTATGGAAAGCTTACAGACTTGGAAAAGGGTCACCTGGATGGGAAAAATCATAGGTTTCCTGTTCGCAATGGGTTTTGCAGGCTTCTGCGTTTGTTATGTTTCTCTCTTGCATTCATTTCATGGTGGGTATTCTCCAATTCATTATGGAATGGTGGCACAAGAATTAAAAGGTTTTGCCCACGAAGTGACAATTAATGGCAGCTCAGAAAAAAGTGTTGTTGAGGCAGGACAAGAAGAAGAATATTTAGATTCTTATTTAGATTTAGTTTCAGGCTCTTCTATGCCAGGCAATAAGAACTACAGTACAGATTTGCAGCACATAGTATTTGGCATAGGAGCTTCTGCTCTCTTGTGGGAGACTAGAAAAGAATATGTGAAACTCTGGTGGAAACCCAAAGAAATGAGAGGATTTGTGTGGCTGGACAAACCCATTAATGGAATGAAAGAATGGGAATTCTGTCTTCCTGCCTGGCGAATTTCTGGCAACACGTCAGAATTTAAGTACACCCACAAACACGGGTGGCGATCGTCCATCAGGTTATCACGCATAGTGGCTGAAACTTTCAGGCAGGGCTTACCGGATGTTCACTGGTTTGTCATGGGGGATGATGACACTGTCTTTGTTCCCCAAAATTTGGTCACTGTGCTCTCCAAATATGATCACACCCAGTTCTATTACATTGGGGGCAACTCCGAGAGCCATATCCAAAACCAGTTTTTTAGCTTCAATATGgcctttggaggaggaggatttgCCATTAGTTATCCTCTGGCCAGAGCATTGGAAAGTATGCAGGACAAGTGCTTGACAAGATATCACCACCTCTTTGGCAGTGACGACCGCGTACAGGCCTGTGTGGTCGAACTTGGTGTGCCCCTCACTAGAGAGCCGGGTTTCCATCAG CTTGATATAATCGGGAAAGCATGGGGGCTGCTGGCGGCGCATCCGATAGCTCCACTGGTATCACTGCACCATATGGAGGTGTTGGAACCTCTGTTTTCAGGAAGGAGCCGCGTGGAGTCAGTGAGACACATTTTACAAGCTGCCAGCTTTGATCCCGCCGCTCTTCTACAGCAATCAATCTGTTATGACCGGCGGCGGAGGTGGTCTATTTCAGTGTCGTGGGGCTACATTGTGCAGATCATGAGGGGCTTGGTGTCCCCAAGGGATTTAGAGAGGCCTCTCAGAACCTTCTCCAATTGGCAAAACAGGGACGATTTCATGAGTTATCCCTTCAATACCAGGCCCTTCCCTACCCACCCTTGTGACAAGCCCTTGTTGTTTGAGTTGCATAACATTTCTCATTCTCGCCATTCCCACTCCATTGTTATGAGCGAATATAGACGACGAGATGAAGAGCAAATTTCAAATTGCTCCAAAAGAATAGCTTCACCTCATCGTGTGGAAACTATCCGCGTATTCAAACGTCGAGATGATTATTTATGGTTCAAG GAGCCCAGGAGGAATTGTTGTACATTAAGACATAGAAAGAGGAAGAGTAAAATTATTGACATGGAAGTTGCACCATGCAAAGATGGCGAGATCATCACTATGTTTCTATAG